One Thermoanaerobaculia bacterium DNA window includes the following coding sequences:
- the pal gene encoding peptidoglycan-associated lipoprotein Pal — protein MRHALLLTVTLISLTLVLACAHKKAAPPAPEPPAVEEPAPAPEPPAQEVKPEVVKPVQEPQPKEEIPSDVAELNRKGYLKDVYFEFDKYDLKEDSRTGLAANAEWLRKFSTIKIMIEGHCDERGTREYNLSLGEKRASAAMDYLVSLGVDASRVDVISYGEDRPFSTCHDESCWSQNRRAHFVITAR, from the coding sequence ATGCGTCACGCACTTTTATTGACCGTCACGCTTATCTCCCTCACGCTTGTTCTCGCCTGTGCACATAAGAAGGCCGCACCCCCGGCTCCCGAGCCTCCGGCTGTGGAAGAACCTGCACCGGCACCCGAACCCCCGGCCCAGGAAGTGAAGCCTGAAGTCGTCAAGCCGGTTCAGGAGCCGCAGCCCAAAGAGGAAATCCCTTCCGATGTTGCCGAACTGAACCGTAAGGGTTATCTGAAGGATGTATATTTCGAATTTGATAAGTACGATCTGAAGGAAGATTCCAGAACCGGCCTCGCCGCCAATGCGGAATGGCTCCGAAAGTTCTCCACGATCAAGATCATGATTGAAGGTCATTGTGATGAACGGGGAACTAGGGAGTACAACCTCTCTCTCGGCGAGAAGCGCGCCAGCGCGGCAATGGACTATCTCGTATCGCTGGGTGTCGACGCTTCGCGCGTGGATGTCATCAGCTACGGTGAGGACCGGCCCTTTTCGACCTGCCACGATGAATCCTGCTGGTCGCAGAACCGCCGTGCCCACTTTGTGATTACCGCCCGATGA
- a CDS encoding ABC transporter ATP-binding protein encodes MIRLNRVSKAFRQGTLRVAVLSDLSCTIREGDLVTIQGVSGSGKSTLLHLIGALERPDSGSILIGDQDISTYDNRQAAVFRRDSVGIIFQFYNLIPTLTAWENVAMALDIMNGGIPKDYTRVDTVLEQVGLASHAHAFPQELSGGQQQRVAIARGLVKHPAVLLADEPTGNLDEAMSDQVMDLMVRINEEQGTTVLVVTHDPSVAERGRTRLKLHHGVLTPVP; translated from the coding sequence ATGATCCGACTGAATCGAGTATCCAAGGCGTTCCGCCAGGGAACGCTGAGGGTTGCTGTCCTTTCGGATCTTTCGTGCACAATTCGGGAGGGGGATCTTGTCACGATCCAGGGCGTCAGTGGCAGTGGGAAAAGTACCCTCCTGCACCTGATCGGAGCCCTGGAGCGGCCCGATTCGGGTTCCATCCTCATCGGGGATCAGGATATTTCCACCTATGACAATCGGCAGGCTGCCGTTTTCAGAAGAGATTCGGTGGGTATCATCTTTCAATTCTATAATCTGATCCCTACCCTCACAGCCTGGGAAAATGTCGCCATGGCCCTCGACATAATGAATGGCGGAATCCCAAAGGACTATACGCGTGTCGACACCGTTCTTGAACAGGTCGGACTCGCATCCCATGCCCACGCTTTTCCCCAGGAACTTTCAGGTGGGCAGCAGCAGAGAGTTGCCATTGCCAGAGGCCTTGTCAAGCATCCGGCCGTCCTTCTTGCAGACGAACCTACCGGGAACCTTGATGAGGCCATGAGTGACCAGGTCATGGATCTTATGGTTCGGATCAATGAGGAACAGGGAACGACAGTCCTCGTGGTGACCCATGACCCTTCGGTCGCAGAACGAGGTCGAACCCGTCTCAAGCTCCATCACGGAGTCCTGACCCCCGTACCTTGA
- a CDS encoding RidA family protein → MKTIQTDRAPRAIGPYSQAVEMSRWIFTSGQIALHPETGKLVNDSFAQEVQQVLANLKAVLEAGGCRVKDVLKTTVFLDDMANFAEFNGIYEAFMEGHKPARSTIQVAGLPLGVRIEIEAIAVIP, encoded by the coding sequence ATGAAGACCATTCAAACGGATCGTGCACCCAGGGCCATTGGCCCTTATTCTCAGGCGGTGGAAATGAGTCGGTGGATCTTTACCTCCGGCCAGATCGCACTTCATCCCGAAACCGGGAAGCTGGTGAACGATAGCTTCGCGCAGGAAGTTCAGCAGGTACTCGCAAACCTGAAGGCCGTTCTGGAGGCGGGAGGGTGCAGGGTGAAAGATGTTTTAAAAACCACGGTCTTTCTGGATGATATGGCCAACTTTGCAGAATTTAACGGAATCTATGAAGCCTTCATGGAGGGACACAAACCGGCCCGCTCCACGATTCAGGTCGCCGGTCTGCCCCTGGGTGTTCGAATCGAAATTGAGGCGATTGCCGTCATTCCCTGA
- the rpsT gene encoding 30S ribosomal protein S20, with the protein MAHSLSARKRVRQNLKLRERNRVSRSRMRTMIKAFRSKVESGDLENARAYFPTVAREIDLTAKKGIIKDATASRYKSRLAKLLQHQISA; encoded by the coding sequence ATGGCGCACAGTTTATCCGCCAGGAAAAGAGTCAGGCAGAACCTTAAGCTAAGAGAGCGCAATCGTGTTAGCCGTTCGCGCATGCGCACGATGATCAAGGCTTTTCGATCGAAAGTTGAATCCGGTGACCTGGAGAACGCCCGGGCCTATTTCCCGACTGTTGCCAGGGAGATTGACTTGACTGCGAAAAAGGGGATCATCAAGGACGCGACAGCCTCTCGTTACAAATCCCGCCTGGCCAAATTGCTCCAGCATCAAATTTCAGCCTGA
- a CDS encoding HD domain-containing protein has product MLRAHRFRSISSLQIVLLTGAIYAILNQFGSVTEIFPGVSIVFPATAIAVASIYHFGFPAVLGIFLGTMITPWGAKEGLLSIFIYYLPMGVINVLEGLIPALAFRKIRTFDPELSRLRDIGIFLLFACILNTGISSVSGNLIRHLVSGAPFSFAPIKIWWIADGIAALVWGLPLFLLLEFLRKGKSPFVLGKEGWEKQEARVLPDIFALIILFAGVFYLTESWGIGSFHIFAILFLIPLLWATWTQGLPGGTIINGVISIAYITVALITDISAEGAFPRFGFYANTVTVYLFLYFFALFAIFGGHLADQKRELLREIERRRKDIEQDFLSAVCALSAAIEAKDPGTVDHVRRVSDHSVMIGRILGLEGEDLHTLQYAAILHDVGKIGIPESILLKPGPLTEEEKAVMKRHVEVGARIIGNVSALQGAVPLILHHQERWDGDVNHPRFPAYPEGLQGEDIPLGSRIIAVIDAFDAMTSERPYRSARSREEAVRELKEEAGRQFDPGVVEAFISAFSDFGELQAG; this is encoded by the coding sequence GTGTTGAGGGCGCACAGGTTTCGATCCATCTCTTCCCTTCAGATCGTTCTCCTGACCGGTGCGATCTATGCCATCCTGAATCAATTCGGGTCAGTAACGGAAATTTTCCCGGGAGTTTCCATTGTCTTTCCGGCTACGGCCATCGCTGTAGCCTCCATCTACCATTTCGGATTTCCCGCCGTACTGGGGATCTTTCTGGGAACCATGATCACGCCCTGGGGAGCGAAGGAAGGTCTTCTTTCGATTTTCATCTACTATCTGCCCATGGGGGTTATCAACGTTCTGGAAGGGCTCATTCCCGCCCTCGCCTTTCGAAAAATTCGCACCTTTGATCCCGAGCTGTCAAGACTGCGTGATATCGGGATTTTTCTTCTCTTCGCATGCATCTTGAATACCGGCATTTCCTCCGTTTCCGGAAACCTGATCCGCCATCTGGTTTCTGGAGCCCCCTTTTCCTTTGCGCCGATTAAAATCTGGTGGATTGCCGATGGAATCGCGGCCCTGGTCTGGGGACTTCCCCTCTTTCTCCTTCTGGAATTCCTGAGAAAGGGGAAATCGCCTTTTGTGTTGGGAAAAGAAGGCTGGGAAAAACAGGAAGCCAGAGTCCTGCCCGACATTTTTGCTCTGATTATACTCTTCGCCGGGGTTTTCTATCTGACAGAATCCTGGGGAATCGGTTCCTTTCATATTTTTGCCATTCTCTTTCTCATCCCACTCCTGTGGGCTACGTGGACTCAGGGTCTGCCGGGGGGAACAATCATCAACGGCGTCATCTCCATCGCTTATATCACCGTGGCTCTGATCACGGACATATCGGCTGAGGGGGCCTTCCCGAGATTTGGGTTTTATGCCAATACGGTCACCGTTTATCTCTTTCTCTACTTTTTTGCGCTCTTTGCAATCTTCGGCGGCCATCTGGCCGATCAGAAGCGGGAACTCCTCAGAGAAATCGAGCGGCGGCGAAAAGATATCGAGCAGGATTTTCTTTCGGCAGTGTGCGCGCTGTCAGCAGCCATCGAGGCCAAGGATCCCGGTACCGTCGATCATGTGCGGCGGGTTTCCGACCATTCCGTGATGATCGGCCGTATCCTTGGACTGGAAGGAGAAGACCTCCATACCCTTCAATATGCGGCCATCCTGCATGATGTGGGAAAAATCGGCATCCCCGAATCCATTCTTCTCAAGCCCGGCCCCCTGACGGAAGAGGAAAAAGCGGTCATGAAGCGGCACGTGGAAGTAGGGGCCCGGATCATCGGAAATGTTTCGGCGCTCCAGGGAGCTGTCCCCCTGATCCTTCACCACCAGGAACGGTGGGATGGAGATGTAAACCATCCCCGCTTTCCTGCCTATCCCGAGGGGCTCCAGGGAGAAGATATTCCTCTGGGATCAAGAATTATTGCCGTGATCGATGCCTTTGATGCCATGACCTCGGAACGCCCCTATCGATCCGCCCGGAGCAGGGAAGAGGCGGTACGGGAGTTAAAGGAAGAGGCGGGACGTCAGTTTGACCCCGGGGTGGTGGAAGCCTTCATCTCCGCGTTTTCTGATTTTGGGGAGCTCCAGGCAGGATAA
- a CDS encoding class I SAM-dependent methyltransferase has product MTRYMAEWGGGEEFFGPRHKFREKLILERIPSPDQRWCLDTACGLGTLTEKLHNRGYKVMGMDRDLGAALRTRNRGLPVLVGDATRLPVKEQSLGLIISAETLEHILAHQAAVAEFSRSLLPGGTVTISVPAHPSQWAVWDDWAGHQRRYTFPELIQVFEGFLPVDVLGYGFPFLRIYDTLIIRRLTQARHTHGDHSAGARKWLILKKLFSTILYGIFHVQWPTRRWNVGWIARFILPGAPQNQKTRR; this is encoded by the coding sequence ATGACGCGATACATGGCCGAGTGGGGCGGCGGCGAAGAGTTTTTCGGGCCGCGCCACAAATTCCGGGAAAAGCTGATTCTCGAACGGATCCCTTCCCCTGACCAGAGGTGGTGCCTCGATACGGCATGCGGTCTGGGGACACTCACGGAAAAACTCCATAACCGGGGCTACAAAGTGATGGGAATGGATCGGGATCTCGGGGCGGCACTTCGGACCCGGAATCGGGGATTGCCCGTCCTGGTGGGCGATGCAACCCGGCTTCCGGTTAAAGAGCAGTCACTCGGCCTCATCATCAGTGCCGAAACTCTGGAGCACATCCTTGCCCATCAGGCGGCCGTTGCAGAGTTCTCCCGTTCGCTTCTCCCGGGAGGCACGGTGACCATCTCGGTTCCCGCTCATCCGTCCCAGTGGGCCGTCTGGGATGACTGGGCAGGACACCAGCGGCGCTACACCTTTCCGGAATTGATCCAGGTTTTTGAAGGTTTTCTTCCGGTGGACGTTCTGGGGTACGGATTTCCGTTCCTCCGGATCTATGACACCCTGATCATTCGCCGCCTGACGCAGGCACGGCATACCCATGGAGACCATTCTGCCGGGGCTCGGAAATGGCTGATCCTGAAAAAGCTGTTCAGCACAATTCTCTACGGGATCTTTCACGTGCAGTGGCCCACCCGCCGATGGAATGTCGGATGGATTGCGAGATTTATCCTGCCTGGAGCTCCCCAAAATCAGAAAACGCGGAGATGA
- a CDS encoding FtsX-like permease family protein — translation MWRSKWRSLSVVTIVAIGVSVTIGLYAAMDSLNHTLDTVYREGELADLEIRFLAEDRQNVPEVRDIDGVEEVETRLIMPGYITLASGRRLPTLVYFLPDEWPQRVNPIRPIDGDSFSPDSSSWCLAERSLAAYHGVRKGDSLRVQVGYKAYEFHVSGVAFSPEYLMSASTGNFLVPEKGALAVVYTSQNQFSQNMGFELVSSISFRFQKGADAVILRKKLESRLSERLQILEVIPKREQFSYRWLSLDLEAYAGFIPVLIVIFGIVGIFATFITFTRMILSNRRGIGTFMALGYDFRHLAFAYLTGGVILACLAFGLGLFISFPLRDLFMSAYAQAIGLYQMYPVMPVRRVLLGGALSFVTVGGAVAISLRYLSTLTPLRALRPVQNGGKRRFSGNLKMGRGFAVTYALRNLVRHSGLSGATVFCIALSLAAVMAYFIALTSLDRTVEGFFRGYPWDLIVDFHTNLWPEDVEELAANQPIDAWEVRVKGHVTFTSEAGEYDSTLIGVPASAALILPPHRIGTQPPDCQKGEVVLETVLARNLRVEPGDGLTLRSGQQTRHVRVVGICAGISGHTSFSRIDYARDVLDIGETSSILIAKASADVEPEDLADRLMQEPDVAYITVQSNIVGSFKALLEEFWVILRIATALSIMVALVFIITTLLLSVMERRDEFATMKVMGVSQGRIGAILITEAMVQMVLGILVALPISIWIAFYLAHSMSSLWFDVHLQPSLANYLVVAIPAIVLSPLSVLPSYRYLVSLDLTDTIRNRNQE, via the coding sequence TTGTGGCGATCGAAATGGCGATCCCTTTCCGTGGTGACGATCGTGGCAATCGGGGTTTCGGTCACGATCGGCCTCTATGCCGCCATGGACTCCCTGAATCACACGCTGGATACGGTCTATCGGGAAGGGGAGCTCGCCGATCTGGAGATCCGCTTTTTAGCTGAGGATAGACAGAATGTTCCCGAAGTTCGTGATATCGACGGCGTGGAGGAAGTGGAAACCCGGCTGATCATGCCGGGCTACATTACCCTGGCTTCAGGTCGACGACTGCCCACGCTGGTCTATTTTTTACCGGATGAATGGCCTCAGCGTGTAAATCCTATTCGGCCCATCGATGGAGATTCCTTTTCCCCGGACTCGAGTTCCTGGTGCCTTGCGGAGAGATCTCTGGCCGCATACCATGGAGTACGGAAGGGAGATTCTCTTCGTGTTCAGGTGGGGTATAAGGCCTATGAGTTTCATGTCTCGGGTGTCGCTTTTTCCCCTGAGTATCTCATGTCAGCCTCCACCGGAAACTTCCTGGTTCCAGAGAAGGGCGCTCTTGCGGTTGTCTATACGTCTCAGAACCAGTTCAGCCAAAATATGGGTTTTGAGCTGGTGTCCAGTATCAGCTTTCGCTTCCAGAAAGGAGCCGACGCCGTAATTCTTCGGAAAAAACTGGAATCGCGTCTTTCGGAGCGGCTGCAGATTCTGGAAGTTATTCCCAAACGGGAACAATTCTCCTATCGCTGGTTAAGCCTGGACCTGGAAGCCTATGCGGGGTTTATTCCCGTTCTGATTGTGATATTCGGAATCGTGGGAATCTTTGCCACATTTATCACCTTTACAAGAATGATCCTGTCCAATCGGCGCGGAATCGGGACCTTCATGGCTCTGGGTTACGATTTTCGCCACCTTGCCTTTGCCTATCTAACCGGAGGAGTCATTCTTGCCTGTCTTGCATTCGGGCTGGGACTTTTCATCTCTTTTCCTCTTCGTGATCTTTTTATGTCAGCCTACGCGCAGGCCATTGGTCTTTATCAGATGTATCCCGTCATGCCGGTTCGACGGGTATTGCTGGGAGGCGCCCTCTCTTTCGTGACGGTCGGGGGGGCCGTAGCGATTTCCCTGAGATACCTTTCTACCCTTACTCCGCTGCGGGCGCTTCGCCCGGTACAAAATGGCGGAAAGAGAAGGTTTTCAGGAAATCTGAAGATGGGCCGTGGATTTGCCGTGACCTATGCCCTGCGCAACCTTGTGCGCCACTCGGGACTCTCGGGAGCCACGGTGTTCTGTATTGCCCTTTCGCTCGCGGCTGTCATGGCCTACTTTATCGCTCTGACATCCCTGGATCGCACGGTTGAAGGATTTTTCCGCGGCTATCCCTGGGATCTGATTGTCGATTTTCACACGAACCTCTGGCCCGAAGATGTTGAGGAACTCGCGGCAAACCAGCCGATTGACGCCTGGGAAGTCCGGGTCAAGGGTCATGTAACCTTCACTTCGGAAGCCGGGGAATATGACAGTACGCTGATCGGTGTCCCGGCCAGTGCGGCCCTGATCCTCCCCCCCCATCGCATCGGAACACAGCCTCCTGACTGTCAAAAGGGAGAGGTTGTGCTGGAAACAGTTCTGGCGCGAAACCTGAGAGTAGAGCCGGGCGATGGCCTGACACTCCGGTCGGGTCAGCAAACGAGACATGTTCGAGTCGTGGGGATCTGTGCCGGAATATCGGGTCATACATCCTTTTCCAGGATCGATTATGCCCGGGACGTGCTGGATATCGGAGAGACGAGCTCCATCCTGATCGCAAAGGCTTCTGCGGATGTGGAACCCGAGGATCTGGCCGACCGTCTGATGCAGGAGCCGGACGTAGCCTATATTACCGTTCAGAGTAATATCGTCGGCTCATTCAAGGCTCTGCTCGAGGAATTCTGGGTGATTCTGCGGATTGCTACCGCGTTAAGCATCATGGTGGCTCTTGTATTTATCATTACGACGCTGTTACTTTCTGTCATGGAACGGAGAGATGAATTTGCCACGATGAAGGTGATGGGGGTCAGTCAGGGGCGGATCGGTGCGATTCTTATCACCGAGGCCATGGTTCAAATGGTCCTGGGGATTCTGGTGGCTCTTCCCATTTCGATCTGGATCGCATTTTATCTGGCTCACTCCATGAGTTCCCTGTGGTTTGATGTCCATCTTCAACCTTCCCTGGCCAACTACCTGGTGGTGGCTATCCCGGCAATTGTTCTGAGCCCCCTGAGCGTTCTCCCAAGCTACCGGTACTTGGTAAGCCTCGACCTTACGGATACGATCCGCAATAGAAACCAGGAGTAG
- the ybgF gene encoding tol-pal system protein YbgF, with protein sequence MSRALPILLLSVTFMVGCVTTEDMDRLHKEINSLHTEIINLQAQSPNRTDIDEAVARLQKEIQTLLRSNADVATDIKDLSRSIESLQTQLTDSNRRLAELSQKLALTEKRLAALPGKEESGAGENPVETGSGSVIVPPESLYQQAYQDYLQGNYELAISGFDDYLKEYPETETSDDAHFYIGECHYAMKKYSDAIKAYDRLLVRFPSSELAPAARLKKGFSFFAMGDKPQGVVEMQYVIYEYPNSEEARKAKSRLEELGIPVH encoded by the coding sequence ATGAGCCGAGCCTTACCGATCCTTCTCCTTTCCGTCACCTTCATGGTCGGATGCGTGACGACGGAAGATATGGATCGTCTGCACAAGGAAATCAACTCTCTGCACACGGAGATCATCAACCTGCAGGCGCAGTCACCCAACCGCACGGATATTGATGAAGCGGTGGCTCGCCTCCAGAAAGAGATCCAGACCCTGTTGAGATCGAACGCGGACGTGGCCACGGATATTAAGGACCTGTCCCGATCCATTGAATCGTTACAGACACAGCTTACCGATTCGAACCGTCGGCTTGCGGAACTTTCGCAGAAGCTGGCCCTTACGGAGAAGCGACTGGCAGCTCTCCCGGGAAAGGAAGAATCCGGAGCGGGAGAGAATCCGGTTGAAACGGGATCCGGATCCGTAATCGTTCCCCCGGAAAGCCTCTATCAGCAGGCATATCAGGACTATCTCCAGGGAAATTATGAGCTGGCCATCAGCGGATTTGACGATTACCTGAAAGAGTATCCTGAGACTGAAACATCCGATGACGCCCATTTTTACATCGGGGAATGCCATTACGCAATGAAGAAATATTCCGATGCTATCAAGGCTTACGATCGTCTGCTCGTTCGTTTTCCGTCAAGCGAGTTGGCCCCCGCAGCCCGGTTGAAAAAGGGTTTCTCCTTTTTTGCCATGGGGGACAAGCCTCAGGGCGTCGTGGAAATGCAGTACGTGATTTACGAATACCCAAATTCCGAAGAAGCCAGGAAAGCCAAGTCCAGATTAGAAGAACTCGGTATCCCGGTCCACTAA
- the hemH gene encoding ferrochelatase, with translation MTQDSAVLLVNLGSPDSTQVPHVRRYLREFLMDPRVIDAPFPIRWLIVHALILPTRPRHSAEAYRSIWTANGSPLIHLSQQLESRVRERLSIPVFLAMRYGNPGIRSTLSAILASMKDSLSELRLLPLYPQYAMSTFESVVVETRRNLKLLAPDIRLKVIQPFFRDPRYISSLAELVRPFLERGADHLLFSYHGLPERHLRKTDPTGHHCLIQPDCCSTPSPAHTFCYRHQAMETTRAVVKELGIDSDNVSHAYQSRLGRDKWLEPSTESELIRLGNAGTKNLAVLSPSFVTDCLETLEELGIRGRDTFRKAGGETMDLIPCLNVSPGWVETVTELIQDESAWKEDTP, from the coding sequence ATGACACAGGATTCTGCGGTACTTCTGGTCAATCTGGGATCTCCAGACTCCACTCAGGTTCCCCACGTGCGACGGTACCTCAGAGAATTCCTCATGGACCCACGGGTCATCGATGCTCCGTTCCCGATCCGCTGGTTGATCGTTCATGCCCTGATCCTGCCGACAAGGCCCAGACACTCTGCAGAAGCGTACCGGTCGATCTGGACGGCGAACGGATCTCCTCTGATTCACCTGAGTCAACAGTTGGAGTCAAGGGTGCGGGAAAGATTGTCCATCCCCGTTTTCCTTGCGATGCGTTATGGAAATCCGGGTATACGGAGCACCCTTTCCGCCATCCTGGCCTCGATGAAAGACAGCCTCTCCGAGCTCCGCCTCCTCCCCCTCTATCCTCAATACGCCATGTCCACCTTCGAGTCGGTGGTTGTGGAAACCAGACGGAACCTCAAGCTCCTGGCCCCGGACATACGTCTCAAAGTGATTCAACCCTTCTTCAGGGACCCCCGTTATATTTCGTCCCTGGCCGAGCTTGTCCGTCCGTTTCTGGAAAGGGGAGCGGACCACCTGCTCTTCAGTTACCACGGCCTTCCCGAACGCCATCTTCGAAAGACCGACCCGACCGGTCACCATTGTCTGATCCAGCCAGACTGCTGTTCGACACCCTCCCCGGCCCATACGTTCTGCTATCGCCATCAGGCCATGGAGACAACCCGGGCGGTGGTAAAGGAACTTGGAATCGATTCGGACAACGTATCCCATGCCTATCAGTCCCGCCTGGGAAGGGACAAATGGCTTGAACCCTCCACGGAATCGGAACTGATCCGTCTGGGAAATGCGGGGACGAAGAACCTCGCCGTTCTCTCACCTTCCTTCGTGACCGACTGCCTGGAAACGCTGGAAGAACTGGGGATCAGGGGTCGAGATACCTTTCGTAAGGCAGGAGGCGAAACCATGGATCTTATCCCCTGCCTGAATGTAAGCCCCGGATGGGTTGAGACCGTAACCGAACTCATCCAGGATGAAAGTGCCTGGAAAGAAGATACCCCCTGA